The proteins below are encoded in one region of Vannielia litorea:
- a CDS encoding four-carbon acid sugar kinase family protein: protein MSLPGGTLIGWAGDDFTGSAASMEVLEFAGVPSVLFLDVPTPAQLARFPGVRAVGVATTARSHAPEWMARELPRVFRFLAGTGARVVHYKTCSTLDSSPEIGSIGRAIDLGAEVVQGPFIPCLLAAPKMRRYQAFGHLFASGPGGVFRLDRHPVMARHPVTPMDESDVARHLARQTGKSFGLVSLEDPEAAPEAEVWSFDAMTDADMGVVGRRMWDAAPLLAVGSQGVEYALVEHWRGRGWLPAEDRGESAGPVERMLAVSGSVSPVTAAQIEWAEAHGFEGIELDAVAAVRGEVTGVCEAAIAALNVGRDPLIYTAKGPDDPAVARLRAAVPAGGMEEANARIGAALGRVLARLLRETGLKRAVISGGDTSGHASRELGLFAFTALAPTIPGAALLRAHSEDENLAGLELALKGGQMGSDDYFGWIKRGGGAAGGE from the coding sequence GTGAGCCTGCCTGGCGGCACGTTGATCGGCTGGGCGGGGGACGACTTTACCGGCTCGGCGGCCAGCATGGAGGTGCTGGAGTTTGCAGGCGTGCCCTCTGTGCTGTTTCTCGACGTGCCCACGCCCGCGCAACTGGCGCGGTTTCCTGGCGTGCGGGCGGTGGGCGTGGCCACCACGGCGCGGTCGCATGCGCCCGAGTGGATGGCGCGGGAGTTGCCGCGCGTGTTCAGGTTTCTGGCCGGAACCGGCGCGCGGGTGGTGCACTACAAGACCTGCTCGACGCTGGACAGCTCGCCCGAGATCGGCTCGATCGGCCGGGCGATCGACCTCGGGGCGGAGGTGGTGCAGGGGCCGTTCATCCCCTGTCTTCTGGCCGCGCCGAAGATGCGGCGCTACCAGGCCTTCGGGCACCTCTTTGCCAGCGGGCCGGGCGGGGTGTTCCGGCTCGACCGGCATCCGGTGATGGCCCGGCACCCGGTGACGCCGATGGATGAAAGCGACGTGGCACGGCATCTGGCGCGGCAGACCGGCAAGAGCTTCGGGCTGGTGTCGCTGGAGGATCCGGAGGCTGCGCCCGAGGCGGAGGTGTGGTCGTTCGATGCCATGACGGATGCGGATATGGGCGTGGTCGGGCGGCGCATGTGGGATGCCGCGCCGCTGCTCGCCGTGGGCTCGCAGGGCGTGGAATACGCCTTGGTGGAGCATTGGCGCGGGCGGGGCTGGCTGCCTGCCGAGGACCGGGGGGAGAGCGCCGGGCCGGTGGAGCGGATGCTTGCCGTGTCGGGCTCGGTCTCGCCGGTGACGGCCGCGCAGATTGAATGGGCCGAGGCGCATGGCTTCGAGGGGATCGAGCTGGATGCGGTGGCCGCCGTGCGGGGCGAGGTGACCGGCGTTTGCGAGGCTGCGATTGCGGCGTTGAACGTAGGGCGCGACCCGCTGATCTACACCGCGAAGGGTCCGGATGACCCTGCCGTGGCGCGGCTGCGGGCGGCGGTGCCTGCCGGCGGGATGGAAGAGGCGAACGCGCGGATCGGGGCGGCGCTGGGGCGCGTGCTGGCGCGCCTCCTGCGGGAGACGGGCCTCAAGCGCGCGGTGATCTCGGGCGGCGACACCAGCGGCCACGCGAGCCGCGAGCTGGGGCTGTTTGCCTTTACCGCGCTGGCGCCCACGATCCCCGGTGCGGCGCTGCTCCGGGCACATTCGGAAGATGAGAACCTGGCCGGGCTCGAGCTGGCGCTGAAGGGCGGGCAGATGGGCTCGGACGACTATTTTGGCTGGATCAAACGCGGTGGTGGTGCCGCAGGAGGAGAATGA
- a CDS encoding phosphogluconate dehydrogenase C-terminal domain-containing protein — protein MTKVALLGAGGKMGVRLAQNLKPTRFEIDHIEVSEAGRKRLKDEVGVDAVTDGDNAIADADVVLMAVPDRLIGKIAHGFVDKLKPGAAVIVLDAAAPYAGEMPERDDITYFCTHPCHPHILEVQETKEAQADYFGGIAAPQGIVCALIQGPEEHYALCEEIAKIIYAPVVRSHRCTLENIAVLEPALSETVAATMSIALREATDRAVSMGVPEAAAHDFVLGHLKIELAIAFGIFPEGKFSDGALMAIDKAKSVIFKEDWLDQVFSLEAVKKSVQEICEG, from the coding sequence ATGACCAAGGTTGCGCTGCTGGGCGCGGGCGGAAAGATGGGGGTGCGGCTGGCGCAGAACCTCAAGCCCACGCGTTTCGAGATCGACCATATCGAGGTGTCCGAGGCGGGCCGGAAGCGGCTGAAGGACGAGGTGGGCGTGGATGCGGTGACCGACGGCGACAACGCCATTGCCGATGCCGACGTGGTGCTGATGGCGGTGCCGGACCGGCTGATCGGCAAGATCGCGCATGGCTTCGTCGACAAGCTTAAGCCCGGTGCGGCGGTGATCGTGCTGGACGCGGCGGCGCCCTATGCGGGCGAGATGCCGGAGCGCGATGACATCACCTATTTCTGCACCCATCCGTGCCACCCGCACATCCTCGAAGTGCAGGAGACCAAGGAGGCGCAGGCCGACTACTTCGGCGGGATCGCGGCGCCGCAGGGGATTGTCTGCGCCCTGATTCAGGGGCCGGAGGAGCATTATGCGCTCTGCGAGGAGATCGCGAAGATCATCTATGCGCCGGTCGTGCGCTCGCATCGCTGCACGCTGGAAAATATCGCCGTTCTGGAGCCCGCGCTGAGCGAGACCGTGGCCGCTACGATGAGCATTGCGCTGCGCGAGGCGACCGACCGCGCGGTGAGCATGGGCGTGCCGGAGGCGGCGGCGCATGATTTCGTGCTGGGGCATTTGAAGATCGAGCTGGCGATTGCCTTTGGCATCTTCCCCGAAGGTAAATTCAGCGATGGCGCCCTGATGGCGATCGACAAGGCCAAGAGCGTGATCTTCAAGGAAGACTGGCTGGATCAGGTCTTCTCGCTGGAGGCGGTGAAAAAGTCGGTGCAGGAGATCTGCGAAGGCTGA
- a CDS encoding 2-hydroxyacid dehydrogenase, which translates to MAMSKVIAIGNYSEADLAKLKETFDPVFLAETTEIGSLDEAARAGITAAAFKGHKPFGAEAMDLLPNLGVIANFGVGYDSINVAAASERGIKVTNTPDVLNDDVADLAVAMLLMCGREMEHASKWARSGSWAEKGEYRLNRKVSGGRAGILGLGRIGRDIAERLVPFKMDLHYWSRSEKETPGWTYHSTPEALAAAVDYLIVATVGGKATEKIVSKEVLEALGPRGILVNISRGSTVDEDALIDALKSGGIYGAGLDVFVNEPRIDPRFYELDNVVIQPHQGSGTVETRAAMGQLQRDNLSAFLAGNDLLTPVN; encoded by the coding sequence TTGGCCATGAGCAAGGTGATCGCCATCGGAAACTACAGCGAGGCCGACCTGGCCAAGCTGAAAGAGACCTTCGACCCGGTTTTTCTGGCCGAGACGACCGAGATCGGCAGTCTCGACGAGGCTGCGCGGGCGGGGATCACGGCCGCGGCCTTCAAGGGGCACAAGCCCTTCGGTGCCGAGGCGATGGACCTGCTGCCGAACCTCGGCGTCATCGCCAACTTCGGGGTTGGTTACGACAGTATTAACGTGGCGGCCGCCTCCGAACGGGGCATCAAGGTCACAAACACGCCCGATGTGCTCAACGATGACGTGGCCGATCTGGCTGTGGCCATGCTGCTGATGTGCGGCCGCGAGATGGAGCATGCGAGCAAGTGGGCGCGCTCGGGATCATGGGCGGAGAAGGGTGAATATCGGCTGAACCGGAAGGTCAGCGGCGGCCGCGCGGGCATCCTCGGGCTGGGCCGGATCGGGCGCGACATCGCCGAGCGGCTGGTGCCGTTCAAGATGGATCTGCACTACTGGTCGCGCTCCGAGAAGGAGACGCCGGGCTGGACCTACCACAGCACGCCGGAGGCCCTGGCGGCGGCGGTGGACTACCTGATCGTGGCCACGGTCGGCGGCAAGGCGACCGAGAAAATCGTTTCGAAAGAAGTGCTTGAGGCGCTGGGGCCGCGGGGCATCCTGGTGAACATCTCGCGCGGCTCGACGGTGGATGAAGACGCGCTGATCGACGCGCTGAAGAGCGGCGGGATCTATGGCGCGGGGCTCGACGTGTTTGTGAACGAGCCGAGGATCGACCCGCGGTTCTACGAGCTGGACAACGTGGTGATCCAGCCGCACCAAGGCTCGGGGACGGTGGAAACGCGGGCGGCGATGGGGCAGCTCCAGCGCGACAATCTCAGCGCCTTCCTGGCCGGAAACGACCTGCTGACGCCGGTCAACTAG
- the blaOXA gene encoding class D beta-lactamase, whose amino-acid sequence MRPLLAALLLAFATSAEAAPRILCTLVAEAGSGAVLLEEGDCSTRTTPASTFKLALAVIGYDAGFLTGPQAPVLPFRAGDPDWGGANWTRDTNPADWLRHSVVWYSQRITHALGAEALTRYARALSYGNADFSGDPGFSNGLDRAWIASSLAISPREQVAFLNGLVSGTLPVTAAAMAQTRAITQSHATGGWLVHGKTGTAYPRRADRSFDYARGYGWFVGWAEKDGRTLVFARLTQAQERSEGSPGTLTRSRFLADWPGLAP is encoded by the coding sequence ATGCGCCCGCTGCTCGCCGCCCTCCTCCTGGCCTTCGCCACCAGCGCAGAGGCCGCGCCCCGCATCCTCTGCACCCTCGTTGCAGAGGCGGGCAGCGGTGCCGTGCTGCTGGAGGAGGGCGATTGCAGCACCCGCACCACCCCCGCCTCCACCTTCAAGCTCGCCCTTGCAGTGATCGGCTATGACGCGGGCTTCCTCACCGGCCCCCAGGCCCCCGTCCTGCCCTTTCGCGCGGGCGACCCCGATTGGGGCGGCGCGAACTGGACGCGCGACACCAACCCCGCCGACTGGCTCCGCCACTCCGTCGTCTGGTACTCGCAGCGCATCACCCATGCCCTCGGCGCCGAGGCTCTCACCCGCTACGCCCGCGCCCTCTCTTATGGCAACGCCGACTTCTCCGGCGATCCGGGGTTTTCCAACGGGCTCGACCGCGCCTGGATCGCCTCCTCCCTCGCCATCTCGCCCCGCGAGCAGGTGGCCTTTCTGAACGGGCTCGTCTCCGGCACGCTGCCCGTGACCGCCGCGGCCATGGCGCAGACCCGCGCCATCACCCAGAGCCACGCCACCGGCGGCTGGCTGGTGCATGGCAAGACCGGCACCGCCTATCCGCGCCGCGCCGATCGCAGCTTCGACTATGCCCGTGGCTACGGCTGGTTCGTCGGCTGGGCCGAGAAGGACGGGCGCACCCTGGTCTTCGCCCGGCTGACCCAGGCGCAGGAGCGCAGCGAGGGCTCGCCCGGCACCCTCACGCGCAGCCGGTTCCTGGCGGACTGGCCCGGCCTCGCGCCCTGA
- the denD gene encoding D-erythronate dehydrogenase codes for MNILIIGGAGVVGQKLATSLAARGTLRGQEISRITLADVVAPTVIEAPFPVDTVKCDITDPASMAATIAADTDVIYLLAAIVSGQAEAEFDLGWNINMHGTINVLERARALGTKPVVVFSSSVAVYGGDTPDPITDFSSLNPQTSYGAQKAIGEMMVTDYSRKGFIDGRAFRLPTISVRPGKPNAAASSFMSSIFREPLNGVAANCPVDDSFPHYYLSPRKCVENLIIGAEIPAEDFGPNRAVQLPGRMWTIRQCIDAMTAVAGPEPAKLITWNDDPVIRQIVKGWRFDLRPEKALRLGMSADDSFEDNIRYYIEDDRP; via the coding sequence ATGAATATCCTCATCATCGGCGGCGCAGGCGTCGTCGGGCAAAAGCTCGCCACCTCCCTCGCCGCCAGGGGCACCCTGCGCGGGCAGGAAATCTCCCGCATCACCCTGGCCGATGTGGTTGCCCCCACCGTGATCGAGGCCCCCTTCCCGGTCGACACCGTGAAATGCGACATCACCGACCCGGCCTCGATGGCGGCCACCATCGCCGCCGATACCGATGTCATCTACCTCCTCGCCGCCATCGTCTCCGGCCAGGCCGAGGCCGAGTTCGACCTCGGCTGGAACATCAACATGCACGGCACCATCAACGTACTCGAACGCGCCCGCGCGCTCGGCACCAAGCCTGTCGTTGTGTTCTCGTCGTCCGTGGCTGTCTACGGCGGCGACACGCCCGACCCGATCACCGATTTCTCCTCGCTGAACCCGCAAACCTCCTACGGCGCGCAAAAGGCGATCGGCGAGATGATGGTCACCGACTACTCCCGCAAGGGCTTCATCGACGGCCGCGCCTTCCGCCTGCCCACCATCTCGGTGCGCCCCGGCAAGCCCAACGCGGCGGCCTCCTCCTTCATGTCGTCGATCTTCCGCGAGCCGCTGAACGGCGTGGCGGCCAACTGCCCGGTCGATGACAGCTTCCCGCACTACTACCTCAGCCCCCGCAAATGCGTGGAGAACCTCATCATCGGCGCCGAGATCCCGGCCGAGGATTTCGGCCCCAACCGCGCCGTGCAATTGCCCGGCCGGATGTGGACCATCCGCCAGTGCATCGACGCGATGACCGCCGTGGCAGGCCCCGAGCCGGCAAAGCTCATCACCTGGAACGACGATCCGGTGATCCGGCAGATCGTGAAGGGCTGGCGCTTCGACCTGCGCCCCGAAAAGGCGCTGCGCCTCGGCATGTCCGCCGATGACAGCTTCGAGGACAACATCCGCTACTACATCGAGGATGACCGCCCCTGA
- a CDS encoding sugar kinase, translating into MSRLLCIGECMVELAQTGPDTYRRGFAGDTFNTAWYARRCLPPEWDVAYASAAGSDATSAEMAAFMSRERVTPILREIPERTVGLYMIATKDGERSFSYWRSHSAARLLADDPNWLVETIGSAQMVHFSGITLAILPPDQRVRLCNALRSSRATVSFDTNLRPRLWENEDDMKRGLTMGASAASIVLPSFDEETALFGDPTPEHTVARYRESGASIIAVKNGGGALTLATPEGITEIAAEPVEKVIDSTAAGDSFAARFLAGLALEEPPAEAARAAMGLAAQVIRAPGALVPSIFQGDPK; encoded by the coding sequence GTGAGCCGCCTCCTCTGCATCGGCGAATGCATGGTCGAACTGGCCCAGACCGGGCCGGACACCTACCGCCGCGGCTTCGCCGGCGACACCTTCAACACCGCCTGGTACGCCCGCCGCTGCCTGCCGCCCGAGTGGGACGTGGCCTATGCCTCCGCCGCCGGCTCCGATGCCACCTCCGCCGAGATGGCCGCCTTCATGTCGCGCGAGCGTGTCACGCCGATCCTGCGCGAGATCCCCGAGCGCACCGTCGGCCTCTACATGATCGCCACCAAGGACGGCGAGCGCAGCTTCTCCTACTGGCGCAGCCACTCCGCCGCCCGACTCCTGGCCGACGATCCCAACTGGCTGGTCGAGACCATCGGCTCGGCCCAGATGGTCCACTTCTCCGGCATCACCCTGGCCATCCTCCCGCCCGACCAGCGCGTGCGCCTCTGCAACGCCCTGCGCTCCTCCCGCGCCACCGTCAGCTTCGACACCAACCTGCGCCCGCGCCTCTGGGAGAACGAAGACGACATGAAACGCGGCCTCACCATGGGCGCCTCCGCCGCCTCCATCGTGCTGCCCTCCTTCGACGAGGAAACCGCGCTCTTCGGCGACCCCACGCCCGAGCACACCGTCGCCCGCTACCGCGAGTCCGGCGCCTCCATCATCGCGGTCAAGAACGGCGGCGGCGCGCTGACCCTCGCAACCCCCGAGGGCATCACCGAGATCGCCGCCGAGCCGGTCGAAAAGGTGATCGACAGCACCGCGGCGGGCGACAGCTTCGCCGCCCGCTTCCTTGCCGGCCTGGCGCTGGAGGAGCCGCCTGCAGAGGCGGCCCGCGCCGCCATGGGGCTCGCCGCACAAGTCATCCGCGCCCCCGGCGCGCTCGTCCCATCCATCTTCCAGGGAGACCCAAAATGA
- a CDS encoding SMP-30/gluconolactonase/LRE family protein, which produces MTLYDDTQCNLGEGPLWHPERGELFWFDINKHHMHTQRRGQTFTWEFRHFVSAAGWVDRDTLLIASDTALFTFNLVTGDREQITPLEADIPGTRANDGRADPQGGFWIGTMSCTKERGAGAYYRYYRGELRQLWGNWTIPNATCFSPDGTTAWIADTPEGKIWRVALDEHGWPKGEPELWRNMPAESYRPDGAVCDAQGNLWIAHYGHAKVTVHAPDGTELRSLPVPGKNTTCPAFGGEDLNQLYVTTAIQNDPAPAPEDGCTYLLDPEATGQAEHRVIL; this is translated from the coding sequence ATGACCCTCTACGACGACACCCAATGCAACCTCGGAGAAGGCCCGCTCTGGCACCCGGAGCGGGGCGAGCTCTTCTGGTTCGACATCAACAAGCACCACATGCACACCCAGCGGCGCGGGCAAACCTTCACCTGGGAGTTCCGGCACTTCGTCTCCGCCGCCGGCTGGGTCGACCGCGACACCCTGCTGATCGCCTCCGACACCGCGCTCTTCACCTTCAACCTCGTCACCGGCGACCGCGAGCAGATCACCCCGCTCGAGGCCGACATCCCGGGCACCCGCGCCAACGACGGGCGGGCAGACCCGCAGGGCGGCTTCTGGATCGGCACCATGAGCTGCACCAAGGAGCGCGGGGCGGGCGCCTACTATCGCTACTACCGCGGCGAGCTGCGCCAGCTCTGGGGCAACTGGACGATCCCCAACGCCACCTGCTTCTCGCCCGACGGCACCACCGCCTGGATCGCCGACACGCCCGAGGGCAAGATCTGGCGCGTCGCGCTCGACGAGCACGGCTGGCCGAAGGGCGAGCCCGAACTCTGGCGCAACATGCCGGCTGAAAGCTACCGCCCCGACGGCGCGGTCTGCGACGCGCAGGGCAACCTCTGGATCGCCCACTACGGCCACGCCAAGGTTACCGTCCACGCCCCCGACGGCACCGAGCTGCGCAGCCTCCCCGTGCCCGGCAAGAACACCACCTGCCCGGCCTTCGGCGGCGAGGATCTGAACCAGCTCTATGTCACCACCGCCATCCAGAACGATCCCGCCCCGGCGCCCGAAGACGGCTGCACCTACCTGCTGGACCCCGAGGCCACCGGCCAGGCCGAACATCGGGTGATCCTGTGA
- a CDS encoding fumarylacetoacetate hydrolase family protein gives MLPQNSDQAVLAARVWKPGTGPCIVRLEANRVIDISSKAIPTMQALLETERPADVARSAPGNFLCTVDELAAASTERAGPDALRLLAPADLQAIKASGVTFAESMVERVIEERAAGDADRAEEIRARVKSHIGESLSGIEPGSDKAMAVKQVLQQEGLWSQYLEVGIGPDAEVFTKCQPMAAVGQGAAVGLHPMSSWNNPEPEVVLAVSSAGRIVGATLGNDVNLRDVEGRSALLLGKAKDNNASAALGPFLRLFDDRFTLDDVRRAHLTMSVTGEDGFTLEGSSSMEKISRDPASIVSQTIGRHHQYPDGFFLYLGTMFAPVKDRDAPGQGFTHHPGDTVSISTPLLGTLTNTVRLSTEAPEWTFGTSALMRNLAQRGLL, from the coding sequence ATGCTGCCGCAGAATAGCGATCAGGCCGTTCTGGCCGCCCGTGTCTGGAAACCGGGCACCGGCCCCTGCATCGTGAGGCTCGAGGCCAACCGGGTGATCGACATCTCCTCCAAGGCCATCCCCACCATGCAGGCCCTGCTCGAAACCGAGCGTCCGGCCGACGTTGCCCGCTCCGCGCCCGGCAACTTCCTCTGCACCGTCGACGAGCTGGCCGCCGCCTCCACCGAGCGTGCCGGCCCCGATGCGCTCCGCCTCCTGGCGCCGGCAGACCTTCAGGCCATCAAGGCCTCCGGCGTCACCTTCGCCGAGTCGATGGTCGAGCGGGTGATCGAAGAGCGCGCCGCGGGCGACGCGGACCGCGCCGAGGAGATCCGCGCCCGCGTCAAGAGCCACATCGGCGAGAGCCTCTCGGGCATCGAGCCCGGCAGCGACAAGGCCATGGCGGTCAAGCAGGTGCTCCAGCAGGAGGGCCTCTGGAGCCAGTATCTCGAGGTCGGCATCGGCCCCGACGCCGAGGTCTTCACCAAGTGCCAGCCGATGGCCGCCGTGGGCCAGGGCGCCGCCGTGGGCCTGCACCCGATGTCGAGCTGGAACAACCCCGAGCCCGAGGTCGTCCTCGCCGTCTCCTCTGCCGGCAGGATCGTCGGTGCCACGCTCGGCAACGACGTGAACCTGCGCGACGTCGAGGGCCGCTCCGCCCTGCTGCTGGGCAAGGCCAAGGACAACAACGCCTCCGCCGCCCTCGGCCCCTTCCTGCGGCTCTTCGACGACAGGTTCACCCTGGACGACGTGCGCCGGGCCCATCTCACCATGAGCGTGACCGGCGAAGACGGATTCACCCTCGAAGGCTCCTCCAGCATGGAGAAAATCTCCCGCGACCCGGCCTCCATCGTGAGCCAGACCATCGGCCGCCATCACCAGTATCCCGACGGCTTCTTTCTCTACCTCGGCACCATGTTCGCCCCGGTGAAGGACCGCGACGCCCCCGGCCAGGGCTTCACCCACCACCCGGGCGATACCGTCTCCATCTCCACGCCGCTGCTCGGCACGCTCACCAACACCGTCCGCCTCTCCACCGAGGCCCCCGAGTGGACCTTCGGCACCTCCGCCCTGATGCGCAACCTTGCCCAACGAGGCCTGCTATGA
- a CDS encoding FAD-binding oxidoreductase, which translates to MTIAKAITRLAFLGDRLVTTGAVRDQHGQNETYYPDTPPDAVAFPETTEEVSRILRICHEEACPVVPYGAASSLEGQHLCTSGGLSLDMNRMATVLEVRAEDLNCTVQPGITRLRLNEELRATGLMFPVDPGADASIGGMAATRASGTTAVRYGTMRENILALEAVMADGTIIRTGTQARKSSTGYDLTHLLIGSEGTLGIITELTLRLQGIPEATSAATCRFDSVENAVNCVIATIQSGLPMARIELLDEMMVKGFNAHSGAGLPEVPHLFLEFHGTPAGVVEQAGTFGMIAEDFGASGWQVAEKAEERTALWTMRHKAHYASAALGKGKHLWPTDVCVPISRLAEAVLQAQKDAVALGLTSTIVGHVGDGNFHAGVSVDPADADEMHRAEAFTGALARTALRLGGTVSGEHGIGLGKQKYMAEEHGAALTYMRAIKQAFDPKNILNPGKLLPPTNEVPHAAAE; encoded by the coding sequence ATGACCATTGCCAAGGCCATCACCCGCCTCGCCTTCCTCGGCGACCGCCTCGTTACCACCGGGGCAGTGCGCGACCAGCATGGCCAGAACGAAACCTATTACCCCGACACCCCGCCAGATGCCGTGGCCTTCCCCGAGACCACCGAGGAGGTCAGCCGGATCCTGCGCATCTGCCACGAGGAGGCCTGCCCCGTCGTCCCCTACGGCGCCGCCTCCTCGCTCGAAGGCCAGCACCTCTGCACCTCCGGCGGCCTCTCCCTCGACATGAACCGCATGGCGACGGTGCTCGAGGTCCGCGCCGAAGACCTCAACTGCACCGTCCAGCCCGGCATCACGAGGCTCAGGCTCAACGAGGAGCTGCGCGCCACCGGCCTGATGTTCCCGGTCGATCCGGGCGCCGATGCCTCCATCGGCGGTATGGCGGCCACCCGCGCCTCGGGCACCACCGCCGTGCGCTACGGCACCATGCGCGAGAACATCCTCGCGCTGGAGGCGGTCATGGCCGATGGCACGATCATCCGCACCGGCACGCAGGCCCGCAAAAGCTCCACCGGCTACGACCTCACCCACCTGCTGATCGGCTCCGAGGGCACGCTCGGCATCATCACCGAGCTGACCCTGCGCCTTCAGGGCATCCCCGAGGCCACGTCCGCCGCCACATGCCGCTTCGACAGCGTCGAGAACGCCGTCAACTGCGTCATCGCCACCATCCAGTCGGGCCTGCCGATGGCCCGCATCGAATTGCTCGACGAGATGATGGTGAAGGGCTTCAACGCCCATTCCGGCGCGGGCCTGCCCGAGGTTCCGCATCTCTTTCTCGAGTTCCACGGCACCCCCGCCGGCGTGGTCGAACAGGCCGGAACCTTCGGCATGATCGCCGAGGACTTCGGCGCCTCGGGCTGGCAGGTGGCCGAAAAGGCCGAGGAGCGCACCGCGCTCTGGACCATGCGCCACAAGGCGCATTACGCCTCCGCCGCGCTCGGCAAGGGCAAGCACCTCTGGCCCACCGACGTTTGCGTGCCGATCTCGCGGCTGGCCGAGGCCGTGCTCCAGGCCCAGAAAGACGCCGTGGCGCTTGGCCTCACCTCCACCATCGTCGGCCATGTCGGCGACGGCAACTTCCACGCGGGCGTCAGCGTCGACCCCGCCGACGCCGACGAGATGCACCGCGCCGAGGCCTTCACCGGCGCGCTGGCCCGCACCGCGCTGCGCCTTGGCGGCACGGTCTCGGGCGAGCACGGCATCGGCCTGGGCAAGCAGAAGTACATGGCCGAAGAGCACGGCGCCGCGCTCACCTACATGCGCGCCATCAAGCAGGCCTTCGACCCGAAGAACATCCTCAACCCCGGCAAACTTCTGCCGCCAACCAACGAGGTGCCCCATGCTGCCGCAGAATAG
- a CDS encoding LysE family translocator, producing MFTFFAAVVFLIITPGPGVLTTAGVGSGFGFRPGLRYVTGLFIGNNLVGLAVITGLAAVVLSVPAIRIVLTVASVAYLCYLAAKIAFAGSKIAFVEAKTAPGMLNGVLLQTINPKAYAVNTALYAGFPFLPDNLVLETVAKVLILNAVWIPVHLGWLWAGATLHRLNLPESAHRKINYAMAASLLAVVALALYASFLK from the coding sequence ATGTTCACCTTCTTCGCCGCCGTCGTCTTCCTCATCATCACCCCCGGCCCGGGCGTGCTGACAACCGCTGGCGTCGGCTCGGGCTTCGGGTTCCGGCCCGGCCTGCGCTATGTCACCGGCCTCTTCATCGGCAACAATCTGGTGGGCCTCGCCGTCATCACCGGGCTGGCCGCCGTGGTGCTCTCGGTGCCCGCCATCCGCATCGTGCTCACCGTCGCCTCGGTGGCCTACCTGTGCTACCTCGCCGCCAAGATCGCCTTCGCCGGCAGCAAGATCGCCTTCGTCGAGGCCAAGACCGCGCCCGGCATGCTGAACGGCGTGCTGCTGCAAACCATCAATCCCAAGGCCTATGCCGTGAACACCGCGCTCTACGCGGGCTTCCCCTTCCTGCCCGACAATCTCGTGCTGGAGACCGTGGCCAAGGTGCTGATCCTCAACGCCGTCTGGATTCCCGTCCACCTCGGCTGGCTCTGGGCCGGGGCCACGCTGCACCGCCTCAACCTGCCCGAGAGCGCCCACCGCAAGATCAACTACGCCATGGCCGCCTCGCTGCTGGCCGTGGTCGCCCTCGCCCTCTACGCGAGCTTCCTCAAATGA